One segment of Paraburkholderia caribensis DNA contains the following:
- a CDS encoding acetyl/propionyl/methylcrotonyl-CoA carboxylase subunit alpha: MFNKILIANRGEIACRVAATCKRLGVTSVAVYSDADANAKHVAACDEAVHIGGSTAAESYLRVERIIEAAIATGAQAVHPGYGFLSENEDFAHACEKAGIAFIGPPVEAIAAMGSKAAAKALMHSAAVPLVPGYHGDDQNADLLHRQADEIGYPVLLKASAGGGGKGMRVVTRTEEFDAALASCKREAASSFGNDRVLIEKYLMRPRHVEVQVFADKHGGAVYLFDRDCSVQRRHQKVLEEAPAPGLQPHVRRAMGEAAVAAARAVNYVGAGTVEFIMTEGGEFYFMEMNTRLQVEHPVTEMVTGLDLVEWQLRVAAGEPLPLAQDQLRIEGHAIEARIYAEHPARGFLPSTGTLKHLRMPQGVEFSLGVGGERAPVRIDSGVREGDTITPFYDPMIAKLIVHGASREEALKRMSQALRGCEVVGPHTNVEFLQRIVASVPFSTGDLDTGLIERHHDALFAPVEKPFLEALALACGALLTREGGVAHGASPWDALSHWRLNGGYTQTLNWRDIEKETAFAVVFSRDGETRTLTHDGRTEPFSWWTGAGQHEYGATIGAAHVTGRVFIDGDTFHVFCRGEALAFEWQNLLAHAADAEHGEGRLTAPMPGKVIAVLVEQGAVVEKGQPLIVMEAMKMEHTIGAPAAGKVAEVLYAVGDQVTDGAQLLVLDVE; the protein is encoded by the coding sequence ATGTTCAACAAGATCCTGATTGCGAACCGGGGCGAAATCGCCTGCCGCGTCGCCGCGACCTGCAAGCGGCTCGGCGTCACGAGCGTCGCGGTCTATTCCGACGCCGACGCGAACGCGAAGCATGTCGCCGCGTGCGACGAGGCCGTGCATATCGGCGGTTCGACGGCGGCGGAAAGCTATCTGCGCGTCGAACGCATCATCGAGGCGGCCATCGCGACGGGCGCGCAGGCCGTGCATCCCGGCTACGGTTTTTTGTCGGAGAACGAGGACTTCGCGCACGCTTGCGAGAAGGCGGGCATTGCGTTCATCGGACCGCCCGTCGAAGCGATTGCCGCGATGGGCTCGAAGGCCGCTGCGAAGGCGCTGATGCACTCCGCGGCCGTGCCGCTCGTGCCGGGCTATCACGGCGACGATCAGAACGCCGACCTGCTGCACCGCCAGGCCGATGAGATCGGCTATCCCGTGCTGCTGAAGGCGAGCGCGGGCGGCGGCGGCAAAGGCATGCGCGTGGTGACGCGCACCGAAGAGTTCGACGCCGCGCTGGCGTCATGCAAGCGCGAGGCGGCGAGCAGCTTCGGCAACGACCGCGTGCTGATCGAAAAGTATCTGATGCGACCGCGTCACGTCGAAGTGCAGGTGTTCGCTGACAAGCATGGCGGCGCCGTCTATCTGTTCGACCGCGACTGCTCGGTGCAGCGCCGCCATCAGAAAGTGCTCGAAGAAGCGCCCGCGCCTGGCTTGCAGCCGCATGTGCGGCGCGCGATGGGCGAGGCGGCTGTCGCGGCGGCGCGCGCGGTGAATTACGTCGGCGCGGGCACGGTCGAGTTCATCATGACGGAAGGCGGCGAGTTCTACTTCATGGAGATGAACACGCGTCTGCAGGTCGAGCATCCTGTGACGGAGATGGTGACGGGACTCGATCTCGTCGAATGGCAGTTGCGTGTCGCGGCGGGCGAGCCGCTGCCGCTTGCGCAGGATCAACTGCGAATCGAAGGTCATGCAATCGAGGCGCGCATCTACGCCGAGCATCCGGCGCGCGGCTTTCTGCCGTCGACGGGTACGCTGAAGCATCTGCGCATGCCGCAAGGCGTGGAGTTTTCGCTTGGCGTGGGCGGCGAGCGTGCGCCCGTGCGTATCGACAGCGGCGTGCGCGAAGGCGATACGATCACGCCGTTCTACGATCCGATGATCGCGAAGCTGATCGTGCATGGCGCAAGCCGTGAAGAAGCGCTGAAGCGCATGAGCCAGGCGCTGCGCGGCTGCGAGGTGGTCGGCCCGCATACGAACGTCGAGTTCCTGCAGCGTATCGTCGCGAGCGTGCCGTTTTCGACGGGCGATCTCGATACGGGATTGATCGAGCGTCATCACGATGCGCTGTTCGCGCCTGTCGAAAAGCCGTTCCTCGAAGCTCTGGCGCTCGCGTGCGGCGCGCTACTGACGCGAGAAGGCGGTGTCGCGCATGGCGCGTCGCCGTGGGATGCGCTGTCGCACTGGCGCCTGAACGGCGGTTATACGCAGACGCTCAACTGGCGCGACATCGAGAAAGAGACTGCGTTTGCCGTGGTTTTCTCGCGCGACGGCGAAACGCGGACCCTCACTCACGATGGCCGCACCGAGCCGTTCAGTTGGTGGACGGGCGCGGGCCAGCACGAATATGGCGCGACGATCGGCGCGGCGCATGTGACGGGCCGCGTGTTTATCGACGGCGATACGTTCCATGTGTTCTGCCGCGGCGAGGCGCTCGCTTTCGAATGGCAGAACCTGCTCGCGCATGCAGCCGACGCCGAGCATGGCGAAGGGCGTCTCACGGCGCCGATGCCGGGCAAGGTGATCGCGGTGCTGGTCGAACAGGGCGCGGTGGTGGAGAAAGGGCAGCCGCTCATCGTGATGGAAGCGATGAAGATGGAGCACACGATCGGCGCGCCCGCAGCGGGCAAGGTGGCGGAGGTGCTGTATGCCGTCGGCGATCAGGTTACCGACGGCGCGCAACTGCTGGTGCTGGACGTCGAATAA
- a CDS encoding carboxyl transferase domain-containing protein yields the protein MPIIESKLNPRSDDFRANAAALEALVEDLKAKISKLALGGGPAARDKHVSRGKLLPRDRIAQLLDPGTPFLELSQLAAFGMYHDDAPGAGVITGIGRIAGQECVIVCNDATVKGGTYYPVTVKKHVRAQEIAQENRLPCVYLVDSGGANLPNQDEVFPDRDHFGRIFYNQANLSAQGIPQIAVVMGSCTAGGAYVPAMSDESIIVKNQGTIFLGGPPLVKAATGEEVSAEDLGGGDVHTRLSGVVDHLAQNDAHALAIARSIVGNLNRRKDVPVTMQEPKPPRFDVKSIYGVIPVDTRKPFDIREVIARIVDDSAFDEFKARYGTTLVCGFAHIWGHPVGIVANNGILFSESALKGAHFIELCAQRKIPLVFLQNITGFMVGRKYENEGIARNGAKMVTAVATARVPKFTVIIGGSFGAGNYGMCGRAYSPRFLWMWPNARISVMGGEQAASVLATVKRDGIEGKGGTWTAEQEEAFKQPIREQYEHQGHPYYASARLWDDGVIDPAQTRDVLGLGLSAAMNAPIEDTRFGVFRM from the coding sequence ATGCCGATCATCGAATCGAAACTGAATCCGCGCTCGGACGATTTCCGCGCCAACGCGGCCGCGCTCGAGGCGCTCGTCGAAGACCTGAAGGCGAAGATCAGCAAGCTCGCGCTGGGCGGCGGTCCCGCCGCGCGCGACAAGCACGTATCGCGCGGCAAACTGCTGCCGCGCGATCGCATCGCGCAACTGCTCGACCCCGGCACGCCATTTCTCGAACTGTCGCAACTCGCGGCATTCGGCATGTATCACGACGACGCGCCGGGTGCGGGCGTGATTACGGGCATCGGGCGCATTGCGGGCCAGGAGTGCGTGATTGTCTGCAACGACGCGACGGTGAAGGGCGGCACGTACTATCCCGTGACCGTGAAGAAGCACGTGCGCGCGCAGGAAATCGCACAGGAAAACCGCCTGCCTTGCGTGTATCTCGTCGATTCCGGCGGCGCGAACCTGCCGAATCAGGACGAGGTGTTTCCCGACCGCGATCACTTTGGCCGCATCTTCTACAACCAGGCGAACCTGTCCGCGCAAGGCATTCCGCAGATCGCCGTGGTGATGGGTTCGTGCACGGCGGGCGGCGCGTATGTGCCCGCGATGAGCGACGAATCGATCATCGTCAAGAATCAAGGCACGATCTTTCTGGGCGGCCCGCCGCTGGTCAAGGCGGCGACGGGCGAAGAGGTCAGCGCGGAAGACCTGGGCGGCGGCGACGTGCATACGCGTCTGTCGGGCGTGGTCGATCATCTCGCGCAAAACGATGCACACGCGCTGGCGATTGCGCGCAGCATCGTCGGCAATCTGAACCGGCGCAAGGACGTGCCCGTCACGATGCAGGAACCGAAGCCGCCGCGCTTCGACGTGAAGAGCATCTACGGCGTGATTCCCGTCGACACGCGCAAGCCCTTCGATATCCGCGAGGTGATCGCGCGCATCGTCGACGATTCCGCGTTCGACGAATTCAAGGCCCGCTACGGCACCACGCTCGTGTGCGGCTTCGCGCATATCTGGGGGCATCCCGTCGGCATCGTCGCGAACAACGGCATTCTGTTTTCGGAGTCGGCGTTGAAGGGCGCGCACTTCATCGAACTGTGCGCGCAGCGCAAGATTCCCCTCGTGTTCCTGCAGAACATCACGGGCTTCATGGTGGGCCGCAAGTACGAGAACGAAGGCATCGCGCGCAACGGCGCAAAGATGGTGACGGCCGTCGCTACTGCGAGGGTGCCGAAGTTCACGGTGATCATCGGCGGCTCGTTCGGCGCGGGCAACTACGGCATGTGCGGCCGCGCCTATTCGCCGCGCTTCCTGTGGATGTGGCCGAACGCGCGTATCTCGGTGATGGGCGGCGAGCAGGCGGCCTCGGTGCTCGCCACCGTCAAGCGCGACGGTATCGAAGGCAAGGGCGGCACGTGGACGGCCGAGCAGGAAGAGGCGTTCAAGCAGCCGATCCGCGAGCAATACGAGCATCAGGGTCATCCGTACTATGCGAGCGCCCGTCTGTGGGATGACGGCGTGATCGATCCCGCGCAGACGCGCGACGTGCTGGGCCTCGGCCTGTCGGCGGCGATGAACGCGCCGATCGAAGACACGCGCTTCGGCGTGTTCCGCATGTAA
- a CDS encoding enoyl-CoA hydratase/isomerase family protein, whose amino-acid sequence MQYDNLSVVFERGIATVTLNRPDVRNAFNEAMIAEVTSVFRALNTRDDVRAVVLAANGKAFCAGADLNWMKKMAGYSDDENRADAMRLADMLASIYRCNKPVIARVNGDAYAGGMGLISACDIVVAVDSAKFCLSEARLGLIPATIAPYVIRALGEQASRRYFMTAEAFDCATAYRLGFVAECVSADKLDETVQQLAATLCANGPQAVKACKQLVQDIAGREISAALIEDTAARIAKTRAGAEGREGVASFLEKRSPSWRV is encoded by the coding sequence ATGCAATACGACAACCTGAGCGTTGTGTTCGAGCGCGGGATCGCCACCGTCACGCTCAATCGCCCGGACGTGCGCAATGCGTTCAACGAAGCGATGATCGCGGAAGTCACGTCGGTGTTTCGCGCGCTGAACACGCGCGACGACGTGCGCGCCGTCGTGCTCGCGGCGAACGGCAAGGCGTTCTGCGCGGGCGCCGACCTGAACTGGATGAAGAAGATGGCCGGTTACTCGGACGACGAGAACCGCGCCGACGCCATGCGCCTTGCCGACATGCTCGCGTCGATCTATCGCTGCAACAAGCCGGTGATCGCGCGCGTGAACGGCGACGCCTACGCGGGCGGCATGGGCCTGATCTCGGCGTGCGATATCGTGGTCGCCGTGGACAGCGCGAAGTTCTGCCTGTCCGAAGCGCGCCTGGGCCTGATTCCCGCGACGATCGCGCCGTACGTGATCCGCGCGCTCGGCGAGCAGGCATCGCGCCGTTACTTCATGACAGCCGAGGCATTCGATTGCGCGACGGCTTATCGGCTCGGCTTCGTCGCCGAATGCGTGAGCGCTGACAAGCTCGACGAAACCGTGCAGCAACTCGCGGCCACCTTGTGCGCGAATGGTCCGCAAGCGGTGAAGGCGTGCAAGCAGCTCGTGCAGGATATCGCCGGGCGCGAAATCAGCGCGGCGTTGATCGAAGACACGGCCGCGCGCATTGCGAAAACACGTGCGGGCGCGGAAGGGCGCGAAGGCGTCGCGTCGTTTCTCGAGAAGCGCTCGCCTTCGTGGCGGGTTTGA